The following are from one region of the Salicibibacter kimchii genome:
- a CDS encoding DsrE/DsrF/DrsH-like family protein, with product MENNTRVAIIAANGGMFDAYKVFNIATAAAASDKEVGIFFTFEGLNPIHKEAHKNLPLPEGKEHFQEGFEKANVPAIGDLLEMAHEMGVKMIGCQMTMDVMNLEKDHFVDGVEVGGAATFIEFAKDADVSLTF from the coding sequence ATGGAAAATAACACACGCGTAGCAATAATCGCAGCCAATGGTGGCATGTTTGATGCATACAAAGTGTTCAATATTGCCACGGCAGCGGCAGCATCTGATAAAGAGGTAGGCATCTTCTTTACATTTGAAGGACTTAACCCGATTCATAAGGAAGCGCACAAGAACCTGCCGCTTCCGGAAGGAAAGGAACATTTTCAGGAAGGGTTTGAAAAGGCTAATGTACCGGCCATTGGCGATTTGTTGGAAATGGCACATGAGATGGGCGTGAAAATGATTGGCTGTCAGATGACAATGGATGTGATGAATTTGGAAAAAGATCATTTTGTTGATGGTGTTGAAGTCGGTGGAGCAGCAACATTTATTGAATTTGCTAAAGACGCTGATGTGTCACTTACATTTTAA
- a CDS encoding rhodanese-like domain-containing protein, translated as MSAVFAILFVVIMIFVIMQMSPIGVKQMDTDELRTKRQNKEVQLLDVRTENEFAGRSIRGAKNIPLHTLKKRINELNPSIETAVICQSGMRSLKASKLLQKHNFINVKNVRGGMNNWK; from the coding sequence TTGTCCGCCGTATTTGCCATTCTGTTTGTGGTTATTATGATTTTTGTCATTATGCAAATGAGCCCAATAGGCGTCAAGCAAATGGACACGGACGAACTGCGAACGAAGCGACAAAATAAGGAAGTACAGTTGCTCGATGTACGTACAGAAAACGAATTTGCCGGTCGTAGCATTCGAGGGGCGAAAAACATTCCCTTGCATACGCTCAAAAAACGGATCAATGAATTAAATCCTAGCATCGAAACCGCCGTCATTTGTCAAAGTGGCATGAGAAGTTTAAAAGCATCAAAGCTTTTGCAAAAACACAATTTCATAAATGTGAAGAACGTTCGAGGGGGAATGAACAATTGGAAGTAG
- a CDS encoding DsrE/DsrF/DrsH-like family protein: MTQKRTTIVLFSGDYDKAMAAYIIANGAAAYDHEVTIFHTFWGLNALRKNENIETDKGFLEKMFAKMMPRGAENMGLSKMHFAGVGPKLIKKVMKKHQALPLSELVDMAHDQDVKLVACTMTMDLLGLQEKELREEIDYAGVAAYLADAEDGNVNLFI; the protein is encoded by the coding sequence ATGACTCAAAAAAGGACGACGATTGTATTGTTCAGTGGTGATTACGATAAAGCTATGGCCGCTTATATTATTGCTAACGGTGCAGCAGCATATGACCATGAAGTCACGATTTTCCATACGTTCTGGGGGCTAAATGCACTACGAAAAAACGAAAACATTGAAACCGACAAAGGTTTTTTAGAAAAAATGTTTGCGAAGATGATGCCACGGGGTGCCGAGAACATGGGACTATCAAAAATGCATTTTGCCGGTGTGGGACCAAAGTTGATCAAAAAGGTAATGAAAAAGCATCAAGCGTTGCCTCTTTCAGAACTAGTTGATATGGCGCATGACCAAGACGTGAAATTGGTTGCGTGTACGATGACGATGGATTTGCTCGGTTTACAGGAAAAAGAGTTGCGCGAAGAGATTGATTATGCCGGTGTGGCAGCGTACCTTGCCGATGCCGAAGACGGCAATGTCAATTTATTCATTTAA
- a CDS encoding metal-sensitive transcriptional regulator yields MEYNDQMKNRVKRIEGQLKGILKMMEENKDCRDVVTQLSASRTAIDRTMGLVVSENLIECVEKANEEGEDTQEFVDEAVNLLVKSR; encoded by the coding sequence GTGGAATACAATGATCAGATGAAGAATCGAGTGAAAAGGATTGAAGGTCAACTTAAAGGCATATTGAAAATGATGGAAGAAAATAAAGACTGCAGAGATGTGGTAACACAATTATCGGCATCTCGGACAGCCATAGACAGAACAATGGGGTTAGTTGTGAGTGAAAATTTGATCGAGTGCGTCGAAAAAGCAAATGAAGAAGGAGAAGACACGCAAGAATTTGTGGATGAAGCCGTAAATTTACTAGTAAAAAGTCGATAA
- a CDS encoding SAM-dependent methyltransferase, which translates to MNLWDERFQHKRYAFGKDPNVFLTEAQKNHKIVELNDNALAIAEGEGRNAVYLAELGANVTAWDFSVEGLRKAERLAFERDVHVETKHVDLNDTQWTFDHWDQIVCIYGHFSPHLKAKTIDGVKKALKPGGHFISEVYSIYQLPYNSGGPKSEDMLYDPIKLLEAFHDWKIKHFYTGETIRNEGDYHHGLAHVIQMIVQKPFKNEPLTLYPSGYKM; encoded by the coding sequence ATGAATTTATGGGATGAACGTTTTCAACATAAACGTTATGCATTCGGTAAAGATCCAAACGTTTTTTTAACAGAAGCACAAAAAAACCATAAAATAGTCGAACTAAATGACAATGCACTTGCAATTGCCGAAGGGGAAGGACGCAATGCTGTGTATTTAGCAGAGTTAGGAGCTAATGTTACTGCTTGGGATTTCTCGGTTGAAGGGTTAAGAAAAGCTGAGCGTTTAGCTTTTGAACGCGATGTACACGTAGAAACAAAACATGTAGATTTAAATGATACGCAATGGACCTTTGATCATTGGGATCAAATTGTATGCATTTACGGTCATTTTTCTCCACATTTAAAAGCAAAGACAATCGATGGTGTGAAGAAGGCTTTAAAGCCAGGCGGACATTTTATTTCTGAAGTGTATTCCATTTATCAACTACCATATAATAGTGGAGGACCTAAATCCGAGGACATGCTTTATGACCCAATAAAATTACTGGAAGCCTTTCATGATTGGAAAATCAAGCACTTTTATACCGGAGAAACCATTCGTAACGAGGGGGATTATCATCATGGATTAGCGCATGTCATTCAAATGATTGTACAAAAGCCATTTAAAAATGAACCATTGACATTATACCCCTCAGGGTATAAAATGTAA
- a CDS encoding DUF421 domain-containing protein, whose amino-acid sequence MNQMLQMMRKEKVFSLREVAYAILEADGTMSILKKAKYETPTVSAMNLPLKPVFLPVTLINDGKVDWENLSKSGHSEEWLLNHLRKHNITRYKDIFYFEWKEDEGVYLEKM is encoded by the coding sequence ATGAATCAAATGCTGCAAATGATGCGAAAAGAAAAGGTATTTTCCTTAAGGGAAGTGGCTTATGCCATTCTCGAAGCCGATGGCACAATGAGCATATTAAAAAAAGCCAAATATGAAACGCCTACGGTTTCAGCTATGAATTTGCCTTTAAAGCCTGTGTTTCTGCCTGTTACACTAATCAACGACGGAAAAGTCGATTGGGAGAATCTATCAAAGTCCGGGCATAGTGAAGAGTGGCTGCTCAATCATCTTCGTAAACACAATATCACTCGTTATAAAGATATATTTTATTTTGAGTGGAAAGAAGATGAAGGTGTATATCTTGAAAAAATGTAG
- a CDS encoding response regulator transcription factor: MAERILIVDDERKMRQLIVLYLTKEGYELDEASSGM, translated from the coding sequence GTGGCGGAGCGTATACTCATTGTAGATGATGAACGGAAAATGCGACAGTTGATCGTACTTTATTTGACAAAAGAAGGCTATGAACTTGATGAAGCCAGTTCCGGAATGTAG